In Sciurus carolinensis unplaced genomic scaffold, mSciCar1.2, whole genome shotgun sequence, the following are encoded in one genomic region:
- the LOC124974544 gene encoding flavin-containing monooxygenase 5-like, with the protein MTKKKIAVIGSEICGLSSLKCCLDEDLKSVCFERTDDIGGLCRYQEYPEEGRVSIYKLVIINTSKEMMCFSDYIIPDHYLNFMHNSQVLEYFRMYAKNFNLLKYIQSKTTVYSVKKRPNFSSSGQWEVVTECEGKKKVNVFDGVVHCTGHHTNANLSLESFPGIEKFKGQYFHRQDYKNPEALAGKRVFIIVGNSGGDLAVEISYTAKQVFLSTRSGAWILIHVGDHGYPFDVVHFSQLKHLISKICGQALTNTF; encoded by the exons ATGACCAAGAAAAAAATTGCTGTGATTGGGAGTGAAATCTGTGGGCTCTCTTCTCTCAAGTGCTGCCTGGATGAAGACTTGAAATCGGTTTGCTTTGAAAGGACTGATGACATTGGAGGACTTTGTAGGTATCAG GAATATCCTGAAGAAGGGAGAGTCAGTATTTACAAATTGGTGATAATCAATACTTCTAAGGAGATGATGTGCTTCAGTGACTACATCATCCCAGACCATTACCTTAACTTCATGCACAATTCCCAGGTCCTTGAGTATTTCAGAATGTATGCCAAAAACTTCAACCTTTTAAAGTATATCCAGTCCAAG aCCACTGTGTACAGTGTGAAGAAGAGGCCTAATTTCTCTAGTTCAGGCCAATGGGAGGTGGTCACTGAGtgtgaagggaaaaagaaagttaatGTCTTTGATGGAGTCGTGCATTGCACTGGTCATCACACTAATGCTAACTTATCCCTGGAAAGCTTTCCAG GAATTGAGAAGTTCAAAGGACAGTACTTCCATAGGCAAGACTATAAAAACCCAGAGGCATTGGCTGGAAAAAGAGTCTTTATAATTGTTGGGAATTCTGGAGGAGATCTGGCTGTAGAGATTAGCTACACAGCCAAGCAG GTATTCCTCAGCACCAGGAGTGGGGCATGGATCCTGATTCATGTAGGGGACCATGGATATCCTTTTGATGTGGTACACTTTTCTCAACTTAAACATCTTATATCAAAGATATGTGGCCAAGCattaacaaatacattttga